From a single Arachis hypogaea cultivar Tifrunner chromosome 3, arahy.Tifrunner.gnm2.J5K5, whole genome shotgun sequence genomic region:
- the LOC112734249 gene encoding 20 kDa chaperonin, chloroplastic → MATAQLTASSISSRNVSSFEGLRPSAVQFPSVVRIGTLTQRSFRGLVVKAATVVAPKYTAIRPLGDRVLVKIKEAEEKTDGGILLPSTAQTKPQGGEVVAVGEGKSVGKSKIEISVQTGAQVVYSKYAGTEVEFNGAKHLILKDDDIVGILETEEIKDLKPLNDRVLIQVAQAEDKTAGGLLLTEATKEKPSIGTVIAVGPGPLDEEGNRKPLSVNPGNTVLYSKYAGNDFKGKDGSDYIALRVSDIMAVLS, encoded by the exons ATGGCGACAGCTCAGCTAACAGCATCCTCAATTTCCTCGAGGAACGTGTCGTCGTTCGAAGGGCTTCGACCTTCGGCAGTTCAGTTCCCCTCCGTCGTCAGAATTGGAACCCTCACTCAAAGGTCCTTCCGGGGTTTGGTTGTGAAAGCCGCAACTGTTGTTGCTCCAAAG TACACTGCTATTAGGCCTCTTGGCGACAGAGTACTGGTTAAAATTAAGGAAGCAGAAGAGAAGACGGACGGAGGAATTCTACTTCCTTCAACTGCTCAAACAAAGCCACAGGGTGGTGAAGTTGTTGCTGTTGGAGAGGGGAAATCTGTTGGGAAGAGCAAAATAGAGATTAGTGTGCAG ACTGGTGCACAAGTTGTGTATTCGAAGTATGCTGGTACTGAGGTGGAGTTCAATGGGGCAAAGCATCTTATACTGAAGGACGATGACATTGTTGGTATCCTCGAGACCGAAGAGATCAAGGATCTTAAACCGTTGAATGATAGAGTCTTAATACAG GTTGCACAAGCAGAGGACAAAACTGCAGGTGGTTTGTTGCTTACCGAAGCAACCAAGGAGAAACCTTCGATCGGAACG GTGATTGCGGTGGGCCCAGGGCCTCTTGATGAGGAAGGTAACAGGAAACCGTTGTCTGTTAATCCTGGGAACACAGTGTTGTACTCCAAATATGCTGGGAACGACTTCAAGGGAAAAGATGGTTCGGACTACATTGCATTGAGGGTCTCAGATATCATGGCTGTCCTTTCCTAG